The proteins below come from a single Paludibacter jiangxiensis genomic window:
- a CDS encoding glycoside hydrolase family 35 protein: protein MKKAFLFIPILLFFFSFAPFTNVNASNGTFTSGQNTFLLNGKPFVVRAGELHYTRIPKAYWDERIKLCKAMGMNTICIYLFWNFHEQQQGIFDFTGQKDVAEFVRLIQKNGMYCILRPGPYVCAEWDMGGLPWWLLKKQDLKVRRLSDSFFMDRVKVYLKEAGKQLAPLQIQNGGPIIMVQVENEYGTWGDDQKYMETMRDNIRQAGFDKVQLLRCDWASNFFKYNLDGVAQALNFGAGSNIENEFQKFKELHPTAPLMCGEYWTGWFDQWGRPHETREINSFIGSLKDMMDRKISFSLYMAHGGTSFGQWAGANAPAYAPTTSSYDYNAPIDEAGNPTDKFYAIRDLLKNYLQEGETLPEIPQNPEKTITIPTISFALTANVFDNLPVAKQSEKIQSMENFDQGWGSILYQKTIPACKHPQQLVLKEMHDWATVYINGKAIGSLDRRKGENSIELPALKAASRLDILVEGMGRVNYGEAIIDRKGITEKATLDGTELKNWKIYNLPVDYEFQTKAKFAQKPANGPAWYKASFDLKETGYTYLDMSSWGKGMVWVNGYNLGRFWKIGPTQTLCIPGCYLKKGKNEIIVLDIDKPTKTVVTGLNHPILDRIVKIESKDGKVKKSLNLNGANPVAAGTFTSENGWKSVTLDEMTTGRYFCFEAMNAQNPDDHSTSAAEFEIIGADGKAISSINWKVVFVDSEETVKVANGADKLFDLQESIIWQTKIGDKTNHPHQVVIDMGSDVKVKGFRVLPRTDKSDTGKVKDYRFYLQEKPFKIE, encoded by the coding sequence ATGAAAAAAGCGTTCCTTTTTATTCCAATCCTTCTTTTCTTTTTTAGTTTTGCTCCGTTTACAAATGTCAATGCCTCCAATGGCACATTTACCTCCGGTCAAAATACATTCCTGCTCAATGGCAAACCCTTCGTGGTAAGAGCCGGAGAGCTGCACTATACCCGAATTCCGAAAGCCTATTGGGACGAACGCATCAAACTTTGCAAGGCCATGGGCATGAACACGATATGCATTTACCTGTTTTGGAACTTCCATGAACAGCAACAGGGTATTTTTGACTTCACCGGGCAAAAGGATGTGGCTGAATTCGTTCGTCTGATTCAGAAGAACGGCATGTATTGTATCCTGCGCCCCGGACCTTATGTATGTGCAGAATGGGATATGGGCGGACTCCCCTGGTGGTTACTGAAAAAGCAGGATCTGAAGGTGCGTCGTTTATCGGATAGTTTCTTTATGGACAGAGTAAAAGTCTATCTGAAAGAAGCGGGCAAGCAACTGGCTCCTTTGCAAATTCAAAACGGAGGGCCAATCATCATGGTGCAGGTAGAAAACGAATACGGAACCTGGGGCGACGATCAGAAATACATGGAAACCATGCGCGATAATATTCGTCAGGCCGGATTTGACAAGGTACAACTGTTGCGTTGCGACTGGGCATCGAACTTTTTCAAATATAATCTTGACGGTGTAGCACAGGCACTCAATTTCGGTGCCGGATCGAACATTGAAAACGAATTTCAGAAGTTCAAAGAGTTGCACCCGACAGCGCCATTGATGTGTGGCGAATACTGGACCGGATGGTTCGACCAGTGGGGTCGCCCGCACGAAACCCGCGAAATCAATAGCTTTATCGGTAGTTTGAAAGATATGATGGACCGTAAAATTTCCTTCAGTCTCTACATGGCTCATGGTGGAACTTCGTTCGGACAGTGGGCGGGTGCAAACGCTCCTGCCTATGCTCCAACAACCTCATCGTACGATTACAATGCGCCTATCGATGAAGCAGGAAATCCGACCGATAAGTTTTATGCTATCCGTGATTTACTGAAAAATTACCTGCAAGAGGGCGAAACTTTGCCGGAAATTCCGCAAAATCCGGAAAAAACCATCACCATACCCACCATTTCCTTTGCTTTAACGGCCAACGTTTTCGATAATTTACCGGTTGCCAAACAGAGCGAGAAGATTCAGTCGATGGAGAATTTCGATCAGGGATGGGGTTCTATTCTTTACCAGAAAACAATACCGGCTTGCAAACATCCGCAACAATTGGTACTAAAAGAGATGCACGACTGGGCAACGGTCTACATTAACGGCAAAGCGATCGGGTCGCTCGACCGCAGGAAAGGAGAAAACAGCATTGAACTGCCTGCGCTCAAAGCCGCATCCCGCCTCGACATTTTGGTGGAAGGCATGGGTCGTGTCAACTACGGAGAGGCTATTATTGACCGAAAAGGAATTACCGAAAAAGCAACACTCGACGGTACAGAGCTGAAAAACTGGAAAATTTACAACCTGCCGGTCGATTACGAGTTCCAAACCAAAGCCAAATTTGCTCAAAAGCCTGCTAACGGACCGGCCTGGTACAAAGCCTCGTTCGATCTGAAAGAGACCGGGTATACTTACCTCGACATGAGTTCATGGGGGAAAGGAATGGTTTGGGTAAATGGTTATAATCTGGGTCGTTTCTGGAAAATTGGCCCCACACAAACCCTGTGTATTCCGGGCTGTTACCTCAAGAAAGGCAAAAACGAAATCATTGTACTCGATATTGACAAACCCACCAAAACAGTGGTTACCGGACTAAATCATCCAATCCTCGATCGCATTGTGAAAATTGAGAGCAAAGATGGCAAAGTAAAAAAAAGTCTTAATCTGAACGGAGCCAATCCTGTGGCTGCTGGCACTTTCACCTCCGAAAACGGATGGAAAAGCGTAACGCTCGATGAAATGACGACCGGCCGTTATTTCTGTTTTGAAGCCATGAATGCACAAAACCCGGATGACCACAGCACTTCTGCTGCCGAATTTGAAATCATTGGCGCAGACGGAAAAGCAATTTCTTCGATCAATTGGAAAGTAGTTTTTGTGGATAGCGAAGAAACTGTAAAAGTAGCCAATGGCGCCGATAAACTATTTGACTTACAAGAATCTATCATCTGGCAAACAAAAATTGGTGATAAAACCAACCATCCGCATCAGGTGGTGATTGACATGGGTTCTGACGTAAAAGTAAAAGGATTCCGCGTATTGCCCAGAACGGATAAAAGCGATACCGGCAAAGTAAAAGATTATCGTTTCTACCTACAGGAAAAACCATTCAAAATAGAATAA
- a CDS encoding glycoside hydrolase family 88/105 protein: MAINKLLGFLILFMGIAANTFAQQPASKKEVINIIKKVNNYWQTTHPQPTSASWDEAAYHTGNIEAYKTTGIEAFRKYSEEWAAHNQWKGAKSDDVSKWKYTYGETDDYVLFGDWQVCFQVYCDLYNMAPDKNKIARARQVMEYQMSTSNKDYWWWVDGLYMVMPVMTKLYKITHNPLYLDKLHDYFVYADSLMFDPEAKLYYRDARYVFPTHKTINGKKDFWSRGDGWVFAGLARIINDLPKNYKHKALLITRYKQLAQSIINCQQKEGYWTRSLLDPQQAPGYETSGTAFFTYGLLWGINNGYLKDKKYTQAALNGWKYLSTVALQPSGKIGYVQPIGDKAIAGQMLNENSTSNFGVGAFLLAASEMVNFAK, encoded by the coding sequence ATGGCAATAAACAAATTACTTGGTTTTCTCATTCTCTTCATGGGCATTGCGGCCAATACCTTTGCTCAACAACCCGCATCAAAAAAAGAAGTCATTAACATCATCAAAAAAGTAAATAATTACTGGCAAACCACTCATCCTCAACCGACAAGTGCATCATGGGATGAGGCTGCATACCACACCGGCAATATAGAAGCCTACAAAACCACCGGCATTGAGGCTTTTCGTAAATATTCCGAAGAATGGGCCGCCCACAACCAATGGAAAGGGGCAAAATCAGACGATGTTTCAAAGTGGAAATACACCTATGGAGAAACGGATGATTATGTACTGTTCGGCGATTGGCAGGTCTGTTTTCAGGTATATTGCGATTTGTACAACATGGCTCCCGACAAGAATAAAATTGCCCGTGCCCGGCAGGTGATGGAGTATCAGATGAGCACTTCGAATAAGGATTACTGGTGGTGGGTGGATGGCTTGTACATGGTGATGCCGGTAATGACGAAGTTGTATAAGATTACTCACAACCCGCTTTACCTCGATAAATTGCATGACTATTTCGTATATGCCGACAGCCTGATGTTCGATCCGGAAGCAAAGTTGTACTATCGGGATGCTCGCTACGTATTTCCTACTCACAAAACAATAAATGGCAAAAAAGATTTCTGGTCGCGAGGCGATGGTTGGGTATTTGCCGGGCTGGCAAGAATCATCAACGATCTGCCCAAAAACTACAAACACAAAGCTCTTTTAATCACTCGTTACAAACAACTGGCACAATCCATTATCAATTGTCAGCAAAAAGAAGGCTATTGGACACGCAGTTTACTCGATCCTCAACAGGCTCCGGGATATGAAACCAGCGGTACGGCATTCTTCACCTATGGCCTTCTCTGGGGCATCAACAATGGCTACCTGAAGGATAAAAAATATACACAGGCAGCTTTGAACGGATGGAAATACCTCTCCACGGTTGCACTTCAGCCCTCGGGAAAAATCGGATACGTGCAACCTATCGGCGACAAAGCAATTGCCGGCCAGATGCTGAATGAAAATTCAACTTCAAACTTCGGTGTCGGGGCATTTCTTTTAGCCGCTTCGGAAATGGTGAATTTTGCAAAGTAA
- a CDS encoding glycoside hydrolase family 2 TIM barrel-domain containing protein has protein sequence MKRKWIFTGLIALLFTTGNAQVNDWENPAVFQINREPARATFLPYADAGSVISDQYASSPWYLSLNGYWKFQWSPTPDQRPKDFYKTDFNIENWKEIKVPSNWELQGYGIPIYTNITYPFPKNPPYIDHSDNPVGSYRRYFELPTDWNKRRVYLHFEAGTAAMYIWVNGQKVGYTENTKSPAEFDVTAYVKPGRNLVAVEAYRWSDGSYLEDQDFWRLSGIDRNVYLYSTDNVRVADFFARPDLDAAYKNGSFAMDVTLRNFNKTASNTTLEARLLDASGKEILRQSQKVNLTAESKENLTFAGKVSSPHIWSCETPYLYTLVLTLKDESGKQIENVGTQIGFRKVEIKNGSLLVNGKRIYVHGVNMHEHHPVNGHYQDKETMMQDIRLMKQNNINAVRCSHYPENVEWVKLCNQYGIYLVDEANIESHGMGYGHENMAFDPAWDAAHLDRTISLVERDKNAPSVIIWSLGNEASNGDVFMKTYKWIKGRDKTRPVQFEQAREKENTDIICPMYPSIANMKEYAAREHVTRPYIMCEYAHAMGNSSGNFKEYWDIIRGSKNLQGGFIWDWVDQGILTQDEVGRKYWAYGGDMGSQNYTNDENFNHNGLIWPDRTAHPGLMEVKKYYQDIQIKGVNPEKGQISIINELKYTNLQNYIFKYEVIKNGEVIKSGNFDVNAVPESQKQVQLAMPDMPQAAGTEYFLNVYAYTRFGNEIIPQGHEMAREQFAIGSGSYFAAKQTSGNTPKVSNDNVRIVVTAGDVEIGINKNTGLLASYKVGNKWYFDEKPTPNFWRAPTDNDFGNGMPAKCNVWRAAGENRSLKNIDVKEENGQTVITASLFLKDVAADYQLIYTVNGDGRLTVKVNYKAGAVELPEMPRFGMIMTLDKSLDNFTFYGRGPWENYSDRNTSAHIGIYSSKVADQYVLYTRPQENGYKTDIRWMTLTDEQGVGIRIEGLQPLCVSALNNYPEDFDPGLTKKYRHINDITPRKEVVLSVDLAQRGVGGDNSWGAYPHEQYLLKAKEYSYGFSILPVK, from the coding sequence ATGAAACGTAAATGGATCTTCACCGGATTGATAGCATTGCTATTCACAACGGGAAACGCACAGGTAAACGACTGGGAAAACCCGGCCGTATTTCAGATCAACCGCGAACCTGCACGGGCAACTTTTCTGCCCTATGCCGATGCCGGTTCTGTCATTTCCGACCAATACGCCAGTTCACCCTGGTATCTTTCGCTGAACGGTTACTGGAAATTTCAATGGTCACCCACACCGGATCAGCGTCCGAAAGATTTTTATAAAACCGATTTCAACATCGAGAACTGGAAAGAGATAAAAGTGCCTTCCAACTGGGAACTTCAGGGCTACGGTATACCCATCTACACCAACATCACCTACCCTTTCCCGAAGAATCCTCCCTACATCGACCATTCCGACAATCCGGTTGGCTCGTATCGCCGCTATTTCGAACTGCCTACCGACTGGAACAAACGTCGGGTATACCTGCATTTTGAAGCCGGAACGGCAGCCATGTATATCTGGGTCAACGGTCAAAAGGTAGGTTACACTGAAAACACCAAAAGTCCTGCCGAATTTGATGTTACGGCCTATGTAAAACCGGGGCGCAACCTCGTGGCAGTGGAGGCCTACCGCTGGAGCGACGGTTCTTATCTCGAAGATCAGGACTTCTGGAGACTATCTGGTATCGACCGCAATGTTTACCTATACAGCACCGACAACGTCCGCGTTGCCGACTTTTTTGCGCGCCCCGACCTCGATGCCGCATACAAAAACGGATCGTTTGCGATGGACGTAACACTGCGCAACTTCAATAAAACGGCAAGCAACACAACGCTGGAAGCCCGTTTACTCGATGCTTCCGGCAAGGAAATTCTTCGCCAGTCGCAAAAAGTAAACCTGACAGCCGAAAGCAAAGAAAACCTTACATTCGCCGGTAAAGTAAGTTCTCCTCACATCTGGAGCTGCGAAACGCCATATCTCTACACGCTGGTTTTGACACTAAAAGATGAATCCGGAAAACAAATCGAAAACGTGGGCACACAAATCGGTTTCCGCAAGGTAGAAATCAAAAACGGCAGCCTGCTTGTGAATGGAAAACGTATCTATGTACACGGAGTAAATATGCACGAGCACCATCCTGTCAACGGACACTATCAGGATAAAGAGACAATGATGCAGGACATTCGCCTGATGAAACAGAACAACATCAATGCGGTGCGTTGCAGCCACTATCCCGAAAATGTGGAATGGGTAAAATTGTGCAATCAATACGGCATTTACCTGGTAGACGAAGCCAATATTGAATCTCACGGTATGGGCTATGGGCATGAGAACATGGCGTTCGATCCCGCATGGGATGCCGCCCACCTCGACCGCACCATCAGTCTGGTTGAACGCGACAAGAATGCACCTTCGGTTATTATCTGGTCATTGGGGAATGAAGCCAGCAATGGCGACGTGTTTATGAAAACCTACAAATGGATTAAGGGTCGCGACAAAACCCGTCCGGTTCAGTTTGAGCAGGCTCGCGAAAAAGAGAATACCGATATCATCTGCCCTATGTATCCGAGCATTGCCAACATGAAAGAATATGCGGCTCGCGAACACGTTACACGTCCCTACATCATGTGCGAATATGCGCATGCCATGGGTAACAGCTCCGGCAATTTCAAAGAATACTGGGACATTATTCGCGGCAGCAAAAACCTGCAGGGTGGTTTCATCTGGGACTGGGTCGATCAGGGAATTCTGACGCAGGATGAAGTTGGTCGTAAATACTGGGCTTACGGTGGCGACATGGGTAGCCAAAACTACACCAACGATGAAAACTTCAACCACAATGGCTTAATCTGGCCCGACCGTACAGCTCATCCGGGTTTGATGGAGGTAAAGAAATATTATCAGGATATTCAAATCAAAGGTGTAAATCCGGAGAAAGGTCAGATAAGTATTATCAACGAGCTGAAATATACCAACCTACAAAATTACATCTTCAAATACGAAGTAATCAAAAATGGAGAAGTGATTAAGAGTGGAAATTTCGACGTAAACGCAGTCCCCGAATCACAGAAACAGGTTCAGTTGGCAATGCCTGACATGCCTCAGGCAGCCGGAACCGAATATTTCCTCAACGTGTATGCCTACACCCGTTTTGGCAACGAAATTATTCCGCAGGGACATGAAATGGCCCGCGAACAGTTTGCCATCGGTTCAGGCTCTTATTTTGCAGCAAAACAAACCAGCGGCAATACTCCGAAAGTAAGCAATGACAATGTGCGCATTGTGGTTACTGCCGGAGATGTTGAAATTGGGATCAATAAAAACACCGGTCTTTTAGCCTCTTACAAAGTCGGGAACAAGTGGTATTTCGACGAAAAACCGACACCCAACTTTTGGAGAGCTCCGACAGACAACGATTTTGGCAACGGAATGCCTGCAAAATGTAATGTTTGGCGGGCAGCAGGCGAAAACCGTTCGCTGAAAAACATCGACGTAAAAGAAGAAAACGGGCAGACGGTTATCACTGCCAGTTTATTCCTCAAAGATGTTGCTGCCGACTATCAACTGATTTATACTGTAAACGGTGACGGACGCTTGACCGTAAAAGTGAACTACAAGGCCGGTGCGGTAGAATTACCTGAAATGCCACGTTTTGGTATGATTATGACATTGGACAAGTCGCTGGATAACTTCACCTTCTACGGCCGTGGCCCTTGGGAGAACTACAGCGACCGCAATACGTCAGCTCACATCGGAATTTACAGCAGCAAAGTAGCCGATCAATACGTACTTTATACACGTCCTCAGGAGAATGGCTACAAAACCGACATTCGCTGGATGACTTTGACTGACGAGCAGGGAGTCGGCATTCGCATTGAAGGCTTGCAACCACTTTGTGTGAGTGCGCTCAATAACTATCCGGAAGACTTCGATCCCGGACTTACAAAAAAATACCGCCACATCAACGACATTACACCTCGTAAAGAGGTTGTTCTGAGTGTCGACCTGGCTCAGCGCGGTGTTGGTGGAGACAACAGTTGGGGAGCTTATCCGCACGAACAATACCTGCTGAAAGCAAAAGAATACAGCTATGGATTCTCCATTCTGCCTGTAAAATAA
- a CDS encoding DUF2264 domain-containing protein, with translation MRKALLLLLLLLSLPLYAREKKGPPISTRQVWLLYMDKIARPVIEPLADNKLKESMPMVLSKTIDNPGNRTKVAYLEAFARTLCGISPWLNLEGGDSAEVKLREQYRVWTLKAVANAVNPSAKDYMQWAGGQPLVDAAFFSLALVRSPWLWNDLDSKVQKQVVNALLQTRQTIPVYSNWILFSGMIEAFFCKYGMEYDPVRLEYGIREFSQHWYTGDGMFSDGMDFHFDYYNSYVIQPYLSNIMDAVGGRTKSFDWFRGKLDKITKRYAVIQERMINTDGSFPVYGRSIVYRTGAFHHLADMALRKQLPAQLSPAQVRDGLTAVIHRVLDAPDTFTDKGYLTIGLCGNQPDLADFYINTGSCYLAATIFLPLGLPANDEFWTAPTEAWSSVKIWNGQNFPADHAMDVK, from the coding sequence ATGAGAAAAGCACTACTACTTTTATTATTACTGCTTTCACTTCCATTGTATGCGCGGGAGAAAAAAGGGCCGCCAATCTCAACCCGACAGGTATGGTTGTTGTACATGGACAAAATTGCACGTCCGGTAATTGAACCCTTAGCTGACAACAAGCTCAAAGAATCCATGCCAATGGTGTTGTCCAAAACCATTGATAACCCCGGAAACAGGACAAAAGTGGCCTATCTGGAAGCCTTCGCCCGAACCCTCTGCGGCATCTCCCCGTGGTTGAATCTGGAGGGAGGCGACAGCGCAGAAGTGAAGTTGCGGGAACAATACCGTGTTTGGACCCTGAAAGCGGTTGCCAACGCAGTGAATCCTTCCGCAAAGGACTATATGCAATGGGCAGGCGGACAGCCTCTGGTCGATGCGGCATTCTTTTCGCTGGCGTTGGTTCGCTCTCCCTGGCTGTGGAATGACCTTGACAGCAAGGTGCAGAAGCAGGTGGTTAATGCGCTCCTGCAAACCCGACAAACCATCCCGGTTTATTCCAACTGGATACTTTTTTCGGGAATGATTGAAGCTTTTTTCTGCAAGTACGGCATGGAATACGATCCGGTACGACTGGAATATGGTATCCGTGAGTTTTCGCAACACTGGTACACCGGCGACGGCATGTTTTCCGACGGTATGGATTTTCATTTCGACTACTACAACAGCTATGTTATCCAACCGTACCTATCGAATATAATGGATGCCGTTGGGGGAAGAACCAAATCATTCGACTGGTTTCGAGGGAAGCTGGATAAAATCACCAAACGTTACGCCGTCATTCAGGAACGAATGATTAATACCGACGGGAGTTTTCCTGTATATGGACGCTCTATCGTTTACCGTACGGGAGCTTTCCACCATCTGGCCGATATGGCATTGCGTAAACAGTTACCGGCTCAGTTATCGCCTGCACAGGTTCGGGACGGATTGACAGCCGTCATCCATAGAGTACTGGACGCTCCTGACACCTTTACAGACAAAGGCTACCTTACCATCGGACTTTGTGGCAACCAGCCCGATTTGGCCGATTTTTACATCAACACCGGAAGCTGTTACCTGGCGGCAACGATCTTCCTTCCTCTCGGATTACCGGCGAACGACGAATTCTGGACAGCACCTACCGAAGCCTGGAGCTCCGTAAAAATATGGAACGGACAAAATTTCCCAGCCGACCATGCGATGGACGTGAAATAG
- a CDS encoding alpha-N-arabinofuranosidase gives MSMKKTLFSFFLMGTLTLSAQTPVKVSIHADQAKNKISKEIYGQFSEHLGTCIYGGLWVGENSPIPNIKGYRTDVFNALKDLQVPVMRWPGGCFADEYHWMDGIGPKEKRAKMVNNNWGGVVEDNSFGTHEFLNLCEMLGCEPYISGNVGSGSVEEMAKWVEYMTSDGESPMANLRRQNGREKPWNVKFFGVGNESWGCGGNMTADYYSDIYRRYSTYCRDFGSNHLYKIASGASDYDYNWTDVLMKKIGDKMKAVSLHYYTCKGWSGSKGSATKFTPEEYLWTVTKAAEIEDVIKKHIAIMDKYDPKNKIDLLVDEWGTWWDQEPGSHPGFLYQQNTMRDAMVAALSLNIFNKYSERVKMANIAQVVNVLQAMILTDGPKMVLTPTYYVFKMYKGHMDATELPLDVQCAELTYNDKKVPAVSVSASKNAKGGILITMANLDKDNAQTVDVDLSNLKVSKVSGTILTGKGIDSYNTFDKPDEVKPAEFKGAKLTKTGMIVTLPAKSIVALEM, from the coding sequence ATATCCATGAAGAAAACCCTCTTTTCCTTCTTTTTGATGGGAACGCTGACTCTTTCAGCACAGACTCCCGTCAAAGTGTCCATTCATGCCGATCAGGCAAAAAATAAAATCAGTAAAGAGATTTACGGACAATTTTCCGAACATCTCGGAACTTGTATCTACGGTGGCCTTTGGGTCGGTGAGAATTCACCTATTCCTAATATTAAGGGCTATCGTACAGACGTATTCAATGCGCTGAAAGATCTTCAGGTACCGGTGATGCGTTGGCCGGGTGGCTGCTTTGCCGATGAGTATCACTGGATGGACGGTATTGGTCCGAAAGAGAAACGTGCCAAAATGGTCAATAACAACTGGGGTGGCGTGGTCGAAGACAATAGCTTTGGTACCCACGAATTTCTCAATCTATGCGAAATGCTCGGTTGCGAACCTTATATCAGCGGCAACGTAGGTAGCGGAAGTGTCGAAGAGATGGCTAAATGGGTAGAATATATGACATCGGACGGTGAAAGTCCAATGGCAAATCTTCGCCGTCAGAATGGTCGTGAAAAACCATGGAATGTGAAGTTTTTTGGCGTTGGGAATGAAAGCTGGGGTTGCGGTGGTAACATGACAGCCGATTATTATTCCGATATCTATCGCCGTTATTCAACCTATTGCCGCGATTTTGGCAGCAACCATTTGTACAAAATTGCCAGTGGAGCCAGCGATTACGATTATAACTGGACCGATGTGTTGATGAAAAAGATCGGCGACAAAATGAAAGCCGTTTCATTGCACTATTATACCTGTAAAGGTTGGAGTGGAAGCAAAGGTTCTGCTACCAAATTTACTCCCGAGGAATATCTGTGGACAGTTACCAAGGCTGCCGAAATTGAAGACGTGATTAAAAAGCATATCGCGATCATGGACAAGTATGATCCTAAAAATAAGATCGATCTTTTGGTAGACGAATGGGGAACATGGTGGGATCAGGAACCGGGCTCACATCCGGGCTTCCTCTATCAGCAAAATACCATGCGCGATGCAATGGTGGCTGCTCTTTCTTTGAATATTTTCAACAAATACAGCGAAAGAGTAAAAATGGCGAACATTGCTCAGGTGGTGAACGTGTTACAAGCTATGATTTTGACCGATGGTCCGAAAATGGTGCTTACTCCGACCTATTATGTTTTCAAAATGTATAAAGGCCATATGGATGCTACAGAACTTCCCCTTGATGTACAGTGTGCAGAACTGACCTATAATGACAAAAAGGTTCCTGCAGTAAGCGTTTCTGCTTCTAAAAATGCAAAAGGTGGTATTTTGATTACGATGGCAAATCTGGATAAGGATAATGCTCAAACCGTAGATGTTGACCTGAGCAACCTGAAAGTATCGAAAGTAAGCGGAACCATTCTTACCGGAAAAGGTATCGATTCGTACAATACTTTTGACAAACCGGATGAGGTAAAACCTGCCGAATTTAAGGGAGCAAAACTGACCAAAACGGGAATGATAGTTACTCTTCCTGCCAAATCAATTGTGGCTCTGGAAATGTAA
- a CDS encoding family 43 glycosylhydrolase: MCTTTAQATKPAKRSAIVNGEDLTDTKGNVINAHGGGFLKVGNYFYWIGENRHDNVLVSCYRSTDLLNWEFRGDLLTRQSNPELADANIERPKVVYNTKTKQFVMWMHYEKRSDYSLARAAVAVSNDIEKPFTYQRSFRPFGNMSRDCTLFLDDDGSAYFFSSARENYDMMMYRLTDDFLDLKEQVATLWPGGHREAPAVVKRNGYYFMITSGCTGWAPNQAKYAVAKSIRGPWSELTYIADNTTYHSQSTYILPIIGKKNTSYLYVGDRWDGKHYFNSKYIFLPLTFRNDTTMEMPWSETCTPDVTKGKIGQASQNK; encoded by the coding sequence GTGTGTACAACGACAGCTCAGGCAACAAAACCAGCCAAAAGAAGCGCTATTGTAAATGGAGAAGATCTGACGGATACGAAAGGAAATGTCATCAATGCGCATGGAGGCGGATTTTTGAAAGTGGGCAACTATTTCTACTGGATCGGCGAAAACCGTCACGACAATGTCCTGGTATCTTGTTACCGTTCTACCGACCTGTTGAATTGGGAATTCCGTGGCGATCTACTGACCCGCCAGTCGAATCCGGAGTTAGCCGATGCTAATATCGAGCGTCCCAAAGTGGTTTACAATACCAAAACAAAACAGTTTGTGATGTGGATGCATTACGAAAAACGTAGCGATTACAGCCTTGCAAGAGCTGCCGTAGCCGTTTCCAACGACATTGAAAAACCATTTACTTATCAGCGTAGTTTTCGCCCGTTCGGCAATATGTCGCGCGACTGTACTCTGTTCCTTGACGATGACGGATCGGCCTATTTTTTCTCCTCGGCACGCGAAAATTACGACATGATGATGTACCGTCTGACCGACGATTTCCTTGACTTAAAAGAACAGGTAGCCACACTTTGGCCCGGAGGCCACCGCGAAGCACCGGCCGTAGTAAAACGCAACGGATACTATTTCATGATAACTTCTGGCTGCACAGGCTGGGCTCCCAATCAGGCAAAATACGCTGTTGCAAAGTCCATCCGTGGCCCATGGTCGGAGTTGACTTATATAGCAGACAACACGACCTATCATTCTCAGTCGACCTATATTTTGCCAATTATCGGGAAGAAAAACACCTCCTATCTCTATGTTGGGGATCGATGGGATGGGAAACACTATTTCAATTCGAAATACATTTTCCTGCCGCTGACATTCAGAAATGACACAACGATGGAAATGCCATGGAGTGAAACATGCACACCCGATGTGACGAAAGGCAAAATCGGACAAGCTAGCCAAAATAAATGA